From Nonomuraea helvata, a single genomic window includes:
- a CDS encoding FAD-dependent oxidoreductase, whose product MTDIPLTGDFANGGVSFWYRQIGLPERRPALPGPRSYDVAIVGGGYTGLWTAYYLKKAEPGLRIAILEKEFAGFGASGRNGGWLSAEFAGSRKRHAKARGRQAMIDLQHAMFSSVDEVIEVTRQEGIDADIHKGGLIHVATNPAQRRRLRAELEDLRAWGYGEEDMRLLDRDEQRERVQVAGTLEAAYSPHCARIQPAKLAVGLAEAAARLGVDIFENTTVTAIRPRRDNAQAAAITTRGAVSADYVIRATEGFTASLAGQHRQWLPMNSSMIVTEPLPAEVWKHIGWQGNELLGDEAHAYIYAQRTADDRIAIGGRGVPYRYGSRTDVRGATQPQTVALLWRMLVKLFPAAADARIQHSWCGVLGVPRDWCSTVHLDHATGLGWAGGYVGSGVTTTNLAGRTLRDLVLRHDTELTALPWVGRQVRQWEPEPLRWTGVQLIYALFRAADRRENDHGTTTSPYARLANLISGR is encoded by the coding sequence ATGACAGATATTCCGCTGACCGGGGACTTCGCCAACGGCGGGGTCTCCTTCTGGTACCGCCAGATCGGCCTGCCGGAAAGGCGTCCCGCGCTGCCGGGGCCGCGCTCGTACGACGTGGCCATCGTCGGCGGCGGCTACACCGGCCTGTGGACCGCGTACTACCTGAAGAAGGCCGAGCCGGGGCTGCGGATCGCGATCCTGGAGAAGGAGTTCGCCGGGTTCGGGGCGTCGGGGCGGAACGGCGGCTGGCTGTCGGCCGAGTTCGCCGGGTCGCGCAAGCGGCACGCCAAGGCGCGCGGGCGGCAGGCGATGATCGATCTGCAGCACGCCATGTTCAGCTCCGTAGACGAGGTCATCGAGGTGACCCGCCAGGAGGGCATCGACGCCGACATCCACAAGGGCGGGCTCATCCACGTCGCGACGAACCCGGCCCAGCGGCGCAGGCTCCGCGCGGAGCTCGAGGACCTGCGCGCCTGGGGGTACGGCGAGGAGGACATGCGCCTGCTGGACCGCGACGAGCAGCGCGAACGCGTGCAGGTCGCGGGCACGCTCGAGGCCGCCTACTCGCCGCACTGCGCCCGCATCCAGCCCGCCAAGCTGGCCGTCGGCCTGGCCGAGGCGGCGGCCCGGCTGGGCGTGGACATCTTCGAGAACACCACGGTGACCGCGATCCGGCCGCGGCGCGACAACGCCCAGGCGGCGGCGATCACCACGCGCGGGGCGGTCTCGGCGGACTACGTCATCCGCGCCACCGAGGGCTTCACCGCCTCGCTGGCCGGGCAGCACCGCCAGTGGCTGCCGATGAACAGCTCCATGATCGTCACCGAGCCGCTGCCCGCCGAGGTGTGGAAGCACATCGGGTGGCAGGGCAACGAGCTGCTCGGGGACGAGGCGCACGCGTACATCTACGCGCAGCGCACGGCCGACGACCGCATCGCGATCGGCGGGCGCGGGGTGCCCTACCGGTACGGCTCGCGTACCGACGTCCGGGGCGCCACGCAGCCGCAGACGGTGGCGCTGCTCTGGCGGATGCTGGTCAAGCTCTTCCCCGCGGCCGCGGACGCGCGGATCCAGCACTCCTGGTGCGGCGTGCTGGGCGTGCCGCGCGACTGGTGCTCGACGGTCCACCTCGACCACGCGACGGGGCTCGGCTGGGCGGGCGGCTACGTCGGCAGCGGCGTCACGACGACCAACCTGGCCGGGCGCACGCTCCGCGACCTGGTGCTGCGCCATGACACCGAGCTCACGGCCCTGCCGTGGGTGGGCCGCCAGGTGCGCCAGTGGGAGCCGGAGCCGCTGCGGTGGACGGGGGTTCAGCTGATCTACGCGCTGTTCCGGGCCGCCGACCGCCGGGAGAACGACCACGGCACCACGACGTCGCCGTACGCCCGCCTGGCGAACCTGATCTCGGGCCGCTGA
- a CDS encoding helix-turn-helix domain-containing protein, protein MTGPETARLGARIRAYRTMRHMTVRALATEAKASASFISQLERGQTSSSIGMLRRIASALGLTVADLFNEEDEIGHRVVRREARPELHTAPGTRKFLISQRPLQNVEVYAAEFDPGSSTGDEPYTHSDSQEILLVIRGQVTLWLGSDGSATAHLLKPGDSVEYRTSVPHRVVNECHETAEVLWIVSPPTTSV, encoded by the coding sequence ATGACCGGGCCGGAGACCGCCCGCTTGGGTGCGCGAATCCGGGCCTACCGCACCATGCGCCACATGACCGTACGCGCTCTCGCGACCGAGGCCAAGGCGAGCGCAAGCTTCATCAGCCAGTTGGAGCGCGGGCAGACCAGCTCAAGCATCGGTATGCTGCGGCGCATCGCCTCGGCGCTCGGACTCACGGTCGCGGATCTCTTCAACGAGGAGGACGAGATCGGCCACCGCGTGGTGCGCCGAGAAGCACGTCCGGAGCTGCACACCGCCCCCGGCACACGCAAGTTTCTGATCTCTCAGCGTCCGCTCCAGAACGTGGAAGTCTACGCCGCGGAGTTCGATCCGGGCTCGTCCACAGGGGACGAACCGTACACCCACAGCGACTCCCAGGAGATCCTCCTGGTGATTCGCGGGCAGGTCACGCTCTGGCTCGGCTCGGACGGCTCCGCCACCGCACACTTACTGAAGCCTGGGGACAGCGTGGAGTACCGCACATCGGTCCCCCACCGGGTGGTCAACGAGTGCCACGAGACCGCCGAGGTCCTCTGGATTGTCTCCCCGCCCACCACATCCGTTTGA
- a CDS encoding SDR family oxidoreductase: MRILVTGATGTLGSALVPALLRAGHQVRALSRTKRESRGNVEWMWGDLVSGNGVADAVRDVDVIAHLATGGRKGRGAVDVTGTRKLVAATRESGYAHLLYTSVVGADRVAIGHLRHKLEAERLVSESDLGWTILRATPFHQSLDRRLGDFESLPVLTVDRTVPWQPVHAGEVATRITELIAAGPAMDEIEYGGPQVLSTEELVKTWLQARNLHRPCLPVRFPGSLYAAQRAGDLLTDAEPKGRITWQGYLFPPPPEPSDDFAAEHTASPTSPANQPEQDPDLHVYGGDEGYERPTRG; the protein is encoded by the coding sequence ATGCGCATTCTGGTCACGGGAGCCACGGGCACGCTCGGCAGTGCACTGGTGCCCGCCCTGCTCAGAGCGGGCCATCAGGTGCGGGCGCTGAGCCGTACGAAGCGGGAGAGCCGGGGGAACGTCGAGTGGATGTGGGGCGACCTCGTCTCCGGCAACGGCGTCGCGGACGCCGTGCGGGACGTCGACGTGATCGCGCACCTCGCCACGGGCGGCCGCAAGGGCCGCGGCGCCGTGGACGTGACCGGCACGCGCAAGCTGGTCGCCGCCACCCGCGAGTCGGGGTACGCGCACCTGCTGTACACCTCGGTCGTCGGGGCCGACCGCGTCGCCATCGGCCATCTGCGGCACAAGCTGGAGGCCGAGCGCCTGGTCTCGGAGAGCGACCTGGGCTGGACGATCCTGCGCGCCACCCCCTTCCACCAGTCGCTCGACCGGCGGCTGGGCGACTTCGAGTCGCTCCCTGTGCTCACCGTGGACCGCACGGTGCCCTGGCAGCCGGTCCACGCCGGCGAGGTGGCCACCCGCATCACCGAGCTGATCGCCGCGGGCCCCGCGATGGACGAGATCGAGTACGGCGGCCCCCAGGTGCTCAGCACGGAGGAACTGGTCAAGACGTGGCTGCAGGCCAGGAACCTGCACCGCCCCTGCCTGCCCGTCCGCTTCCCCGGCAGCCTGTACGCGGCCCAGCGCGCCGGCGACCTCCTGACGGACGCCGAGCCCAAGGGGCGGATCACCTGGCAGGGCTACCTCTTCCCGCCGCCGCCCGAGCCCTCAGACGACTTCGCCGCCGAGCACACCGCCTCGCCCACCAGCCCGGCCAACCAGCCGGAGCAGGACCCCGACCTGCACGTCTACGGGGGCGACGAAGGCTACGAGCGGCCGACCCGCGGCTGA
- a CDS encoding thiamine pyrophosphate-binding protein, whose protein sequence is MARIAAESLIERLAEWGVDTVFGLPGDGINGIMEGLRRHRDRVRFVLVHHEEAAAFMATGYAKATGRIGVCLATSGPGGIHLLNGLYDAKLDHVPVLAITGMQETSVLGTGYQQEVHLDRLFADVTEYNMMITNPAQLPSLVDLAIRTSYARRGVSHLTVPNDIQVAEAGAEPYRTVAPARAPETAPIYLQPAGIPRHEDLRRAADVLNEAERPAMLVGQGALHAGPEVLAVAEALGAPVVKTLPGKAVIPDDSPYTTGGIGLLGTRPSEELMDETDVLFMVGTNFPYTKFLPEAARVVQFEAEPTRAGARIATDVPVVCDAKEGLQALLPLLTHRDRHAHLSKYQTMMGKWRAEMDTLENPDRDPIAPQYVVSVLDELATDDAILTCDSGTIATWAARHWTIRGGRQFYLSGTLATMAPGLPYAIAMQHAFPGRQVIAYVGDGGFSMLMAEFLTAVQHRLPVKVIINNNNSLGQILWEQMVLGYPEHGVRYPEPEADFSAWARSCGGFAAKVVKAEDVALTIGQALAYDGPALVDVDVNPNEPPMPGKVSYEQAKNFAQAFLKGQPHKAAIATTLFKDRIQKMGD, encoded by the coding sequence ATGGCTCGAATCGCAGCGGAATCCCTGATAGAACGGCTCGCCGAGTGGGGCGTCGACACCGTCTTCGGCCTGCCGGGCGACGGCATCAACGGCATCATGGAGGGGCTGCGGCGCCACCGTGACCGGGTGCGCTTCGTCCTCGTCCACCATGAGGAGGCGGCGGCCTTCATGGCCACCGGTTACGCCAAGGCCACCGGGCGGATCGGCGTGTGCCTGGCCACCTCGGGGCCCGGCGGCATCCACCTGCTCAACGGCCTGTACGACGCCAAGCTGGACCACGTCCCGGTGCTGGCGATCACCGGCATGCAGGAGACGTCCGTGCTGGGCACCGGCTACCAGCAGGAGGTGCACCTGGACCGGCTCTTCGCCGACGTGACCGAGTACAACATGATGATCACCAACCCGGCGCAGCTGCCCTCGCTGGTGGACCTGGCGATCAGGACCTCCTACGCGCGGCGCGGGGTCTCCCATCTCACGGTGCCCAACGACATCCAGGTGGCCGAGGCGGGCGCGGAGCCGTACAGGACCGTGGCGCCCGCGCGTGCGCCGGAGACCGCGCCCATCTACCTGCAGCCGGCGGGCATCCCGCGGCACGAGGACCTCCGGCGCGCGGCCGACGTGCTCAACGAGGCCGAGCGCCCCGCCATGCTCGTCGGGCAGGGAGCGCTGCACGCCGGGCCGGAGGTGCTGGCCGTGGCCGAGGCGCTCGGGGCGCCCGTGGTCAAGACGCTGCCCGGCAAGGCGGTCATCCCGGACGACTCGCCGTACACGACCGGCGGGATCGGGCTGCTCGGCACCCGGCCGAGCGAGGAGCTGATGGACGAGACCGACGTGCTGTTCATGGTGGGGACGAACTTCCCGTACACGAAGTTCCTGCCGGAGGCGGCGCGCGTGGTGCAGTTCGAGGCGGAGCCGACCAGGGCGGGGGCCCGGATCGCGACCGACGTGCCCGTGGTGTGCGACGCCAAGGAGGGGCTGCAGGCGCTGCTGCCGCTGCTGACCCACCGGGACCGTCACGCTCACCTGTCGAAATATCAGACGATGATGGGCAAGTGGCGGGCCGAGATGGACACCCTGGAGAACCCGGACCGGGATCCCATCGCGCCGCAGTACGTCGTGTCGGTCCTCGACGAGCTCGCGACCGACGACGCCATCCTGACCTGCGACAGCGGCACCATCGCCACCTGGGCCGCCAGGCACTGGACGATCCGGGGCGGGCGCCAGTTCTACCTGTCGGGCACGCTCGCCACGATGGCGCCGGGGCTGCCGTACGCCATCGCCATGCAGCACGCCTTCCCGGGCCGCCAGGTCATCGCGTACGTCGGCGACGGCGGCTTCTCGATGCTGATGGCCGAGTTCCTGACGGCGGTGCAGCACCGGCTGCCGGTCAAGGTGATCATCAACAACAACAACTCGCTCGGCCAGATCCTGTGGGAGCAGATGGTGCTCGGCTACCCGGAGCACGGCGTGCGCTATCCCGAGCCCGAAGCCGACTTCTCGGCCTGGGCCCGCTCGTGCGGCGGGTTCGCGGCCAAGGTCGTCAAGGCGGAGGACGTGGCCCTGACGATCGGGCAGGCGCTCGCGTACGACGGCCCGGCGCTGGTGGACGTGGACGTCAACCCGAACGAGCCGCCCATGCCCGGCAAGGTCTCCTACGAGCAGGCGAAGAACTTCGCGCAGGCGTTCCTCAAGGGGCAGCCGCACAAGGCCGCCATCGCCACCACCCTGTTCAAGGACCGGATCCAGAAGATGGGGGACTGA
- a CDS encoding IclR family transcriptional regulator, producing MAGGSRDPGRSVTSKVLAVLGAFDPAHPQLTLTELARRSGLPLSTAHRLVAELEGWQALSRAPDGRLRVGLRLWELGQLAPRPLHELAHPWLQELFTSTGENVHLAVRDGLEVLYVDKVYGRRAVPIVSRTGGRLPMHPTGVGRALLAYEPDWFVKSYLARRLERPTPHTITEPGRLARELAVVRAQGYALTYEEMTLGTCSAAAPILVEGRPVAAVGIVVSSRRARELPRLIDPLLNAAAGIATDIAKISPPSSGSGP from the coding sequence ATGGCAGGCGGATCACGCGACCCCGGGCGTTCGGTGACGTCCAAGGTGCTGGCCGTTTTGGGCGCGTTCGACCCGGCGCATCCGCAGCTCACGCTGACCGAGCTGGCAAGGCGCAGCGGGCTGCCGCTGAGCACGGCGCACCGGCTGGTCGCCGAGCTGGAGGGCTGGCAGGCGCTGAGCCGCGCGCCCGACGGGCGGCTGCGGGTGGGGCTGCGGCTGTGGGAGCTGGGTCAGCTCGCGCCCCGGCCGCTCCACGAGCTGGCGCATCCGTGGCTGCAGGAGCTGTTCACGAGCACGGGCGAGAACGTGCACCTGGCCGTGCGCGACGGGCTCGAGGTGCTCTACGTGGACAAGGTGTACGGCAGGCGGGCGGTGCCCATCGTGTCCAGGACCGGCGGCCGGCTGCCGATGCACCCGACGGGGGTGGGCAGGGCGCTGCTGGCGTACGAGCCGGACTGGTTCGTGAAGTCCTACCTGGCGCGCCGGCTCGAACGCCCGACCCCGCACACGATCACCGAGCCGGGGCGGCTGGCCAGGGAGCTGGCGGTGGTGCGCGCCCAGGGGTACGCGCTGACGTACGAGGAGATGACCTTGGGCACCTGCTCGGCGGCGGCGCCGATCCTCGTGGAGGGGCGGCCCGTGGCGGCCGTGGGCATCGTGGTTTCGTCCCGGCGCGCCCGCGAGCTGCCCCGCCTGATCGATCCGCTGCTGAACGCGGCGGCGGGCATCGCGACGGACATCGCGAAGATCAGTCCCCCATCTTCTGGATCCGGTCCTTGA
- a CDS encoding 4-hydroxybenzoate 3-monooxygenase — translation MRTQVGIIGAGPAGLLLSHLLHLRGISSVVLEKRSREYVERRVRAGVLEQGTVDTLIEAGVGERMLREGLPHHGIELRYGGAGHRIAFEKLVPGRSITVYGQQEVVKDLIAARLAAGGDVRFEVEDVALHSLESRSDSGPYLTFGGERLDCDVIAGCDGFHGVSRPAVPEGVLSVFERDYPFAWLGILARVAPSSEELIYTRTERGFALHSMRSPTVSRFYLQVPADARVEEWPDERIWAELKARLESVPGFTLATGEIMEKGVTPMRAFVAEPMQYGQLYLAGDAAHIVPPTGAKGLNLAVADVRVLTEALAAYFADGSTELLDGYSAACLKRVWRAQHFSWWMTTLLHTFEDDDPYARRLQLSYLDYVTSSEAAATTLAENYVGLP, via the coding sequence ATGCGAACTCAGGTCGGGATCATCGGCGCGGGGCCCGCCGGCCTGCTCCTGTCTCATCTGCTCCACCTGCGCGGCATCTCCTCCGTGGTGCTCGAGAAGCGCAGCCGCGAGTACGTCGAGCGGCGGGTGCGGGCCGGAGTGCTGGAGCAGGGCACGGTGGACACGCTGATCGAGGCGGGCGTCGGCGAGCGGATGCTGCGCGAGGGGCTGCCGCACCACGGCATCGAGCTCAGGTACGGCGGCGCGGGCCACCGCATCGCGTTCGAGAAGCTCGTGCCGGGCAGGTCCATCACCGTGTACGGCCAGCAGGAAGTGGTCAAGGACCTGATCGCGGCCAGGCTCGCGGCGGGCGGCGACGTGCGCTTCGAGGTCGAGGACGTGGCCCTGCACTCGCTGGAGTCGAGGTCGGACTCGGGCCCCTACCTCACGTTCGGCGGCGAGCGGCTCGACTGCGACGTGATCGCCGGGTGCGACGGCTTCCACGGCGTATCCAGACCGGCCGTCCCCGAGGGCGTTCTGAGCGTTTTCGAGCGGGACTATCCCTTCGCCTGGCTCGGCATCCTGGCCAGGGTCGCGCCCTCGTCGGAGGAGCTCATCTACACCAGGACCGAGCGTGGCTTCGCGCTGCACAGCATGCGCTCGCCCACCGTCAGCCGCTTCTACCTGCAGGTCCCGGCCGACGCCCGGGTAGAGGAGTGGCCGGACGAGCGGATCTGGGCCGAGCTGAAGGCGCGGCTGGAGAGTGTGCCCGGCTTCACGCTGGCGACCGGCGAGATCATGGAGAAGGGCGTCACGCCGATGCGGGCGTTCGTGGCCGAGCCCATGCAGTACGGGCAGCTCTACCTGGCTGGGGACGCCGCGCACATCGTGCCGCCGACCGGCGCCAAGGGGCTCAACCTGGCCGTCGCGGACGTCCGCGTGCTGACCGAGGCGCTGGCCGCGTACTTCGCGGACGGCTCGACCGAGCTGCTCGACGGCTACTCCGCCGCGTGCCTGAAGCGGGTCTGGCGGGCACAGCACTTCTCGTGGTGGATGACGACGCTGCTGCACACGTTCGAGGACGACGACCCGTACGCGCGGCGGCTGCAGCTCTCGTACCTCGACTACGTCACCTCGTCGGAGGCGGCGGCGACCACCCTGGCGGAGAACTACGTGGGGTTGCCGTGA
- a CDS encoding lyase family protein — MSADGGLLAPVWAGTRAEEITSDAAWLRAMLEAEAALARAQARLELIPAEAAAAIDRTAAALVLDPADLARRARQSANPVVPLVSDLRRAVPGAASYAHLGATSQDILDSAAMLVATRAVRAIVGDLSAIMRDLGELAERHRGTVMAARTLGQQAVPTTFGLKAAGWLAGLLRARARLRELRLPAQLGGAAGTLAAVAERADAGPVTALMLVEVFAEEIGLAAPAIPWHAERSAVTELGAALAGTARALGKPATDIVLMAQTEVGEVAESSTGGSSAMPQKRNPALSVLVRSAALQVPAYTQVLGQIGEHERAAGAWQAEWLPLREALRLTGGAAETAAELVAGLRVFPERMRANAELTGGRLVAERLSAHLDPRTLKQALSAAGSRLPVPDELLDPEAYLGAAAELVDRILATYREQP; from the coding sequence TTGAGCGCTGACGGCGGCCTGCTCGCCCCGGTCTGGGCAGGCACTCGAGCGGAGGAGATCACCTCGGACGCGGCCTGGCTGCGGGCCATGCTGGAGGCCGAGGCGGCGCTCGCCCGCGCGCAGGCCCGGCTGGAGCTCATCCCCGCCGAGGCGGCCGCGGCCATCGACAGGACGGCGGCCGCGCTCGTCCTCGACCCGGCCGACCTCGCCAGACGCGCCCGCCAGTCGGCCAACCCGGTCGTGCCGCTGGTCTCGGACCTGCGGCGGGCCGTGCCGGGGGCGGCCTCGTACGCGCACCTGGGGGCGACCAGCCAGGACATCCTGGACAGCGCGGCCATGCTCGTGGCCACGCGGGCGGTACGTGCCATCGTGGGCGATCTGAGCGCGATCATGCGGGATCTGGGCGAGCTGGCCGAGCGGCACAGAGGCACGGTGATGGCCGCGCGGACGCTGGGGCAGCAGGCGGTGCCGACCACGTTCGGGCTGAAGGCGGCGGGGTGGCTGGCCGGGCTCCTGCGCGCCCGCGCCCGGCTGCGCGAGCTGCGCCTGCCGGCCCAGCTGGGCGGCGCGGCCGGCACCCTGGCCGCCGTCGCCGAACGGGCGGACGCCGGTCCCGTCACCGCGCTGATGCTCGTCGAGGTGTTCGCCGAGGAGATCGGGCTGGCGGCGCCCGCGATCCCGTGGCACGCCGAGCGCTCCGCCGTCACCGAGCTGGGCGCCGCGCTCGCCGGCACGGCCAGGGCGCTCGGCAAGCCGGCCACCGACATCGTGCTCATGGCGCAGACCGAGGTCGGGGAGGTGGCCGAGTCGTCCACCGGCGGTTCGTCGGCCATGCCGCAGAAGCGCAACCCGGCGCTCTCCGTTCTCGTGCGGTCGGCCGCGCTCCAGGTGCCCGCGTACACGCAGGTGCTGGGGCAGATCGGCGAGCACGAGCGGGCCGCGGGGGCCTGGCAGGCGGAGTGGCTGCCGCTGCGCGAGGCGCTCCGGCTCACGGGCGGCGCGGCCGAGACCGCGGCGGAGCTGGTGGCCGGGCTGCGGGTGTTCCCCGAACGGATGCGCGCCAACGCCGAGCTGACCGGCGGCCGTCTGGTCGCCGAACGCCTGTCCGCCCACCTCGACCCGCGGACACTCAAGCAGGCCCTGTCCGCGGCGGGATCGCGGCTCCCCGTCCCCGATGAGCTGCTCGATCCGGAGGCGTACCTCGGGGCGGCCGCTGAGCTGGTTGACCGCATTCTCGCCACCTATCGGGAGCAACCGTGA
- the pcaC gene encoding 4-carboxymuconolactone decarboxylase, whose product MKLHHRIDGPPDAPLLVLGPSLGTTMEIWEPQLPALTDSWRVLRYDLPGHGGSPAVAAGFTIDDLARAVLDLVEPERFAVGGISVGGAIATTIATRARHRVRKLVLCCTSARFGEPGPWLGRAALVRGKGVAALVPTLKARWFTPDFDGQWVFDQLVGVDAKSYAACCEAIAAFDLTRRLGEITAHTLVIAGAEDPATPLDQALTLANSIPGASLTVVPRASHLANVERPKAVTAAIVGHLSDDQPPPVVEDGLAAGMRTRREVLGDAHVDRAVAATTDFTRDFQELITRYAWNEIWNRPGLDRRTRSCVTLTALVARGHLDELAMHVRAALRNGLTRDEIKEVLLQTAVYCGVPAANAAFAVARRTLAEIDAEGR is encoded by the coding sequence GTGAAACTCCACCACCGCATCGACGGCCCGCCCGACGCGCCGCTGCTGGTGCTCGGGCCCTCGCTCGGCACCACGATGGAGATCTGGGAGCCCCAGCTGCCCGCGCTCACCGACTCCTGGCGGGTCCTCAGGTACGACCTGCCGGGCCACGGCGGCTCGCCGGCGGTCGCGGCCGGGTTCACGATCGACGACCTGGCGCGGGCCGTACTCGATCTCGTCGAGCCCGAGCGGTTCGCGGTGGGCGGCATCTCGGTCGGCGGCGCGATCGCCACGACCATCGCGACGCGCGCCCGGCACCGGGTGCGCAAGCTGGTGCTCTGCTGCACGTCGGCCAGGTTCGGCGAGCCGGGGCCGTGGCTGGGGCGGGCGGCGCTGGTGCGCGGCAAGGGGGTGGCGGCCCTCGTCCCGACGCTCAAGGCCCGCTGGTTCACGCCCGACTTCGACGGCCAGTGGGTGTTCGACCAGCTGGTGGGGGTGGACGCCAAGTCGTACGCCGCCTGCTGCGAGGCCATCGCCGCCTTCGACCTGACGCGCCGCCTGGGGGAGATCACCGCGCACACGCTGGTCATCGCCGGCGCCGAGGACCCGGCCACGCCGCTCGACCAGGCGCTCACGCTGGCCAACAGCATCCCGGGAGCGTCCCTGACGGTGGTGCCGCGCGCCTCCCACCTGGCCAACGTGGAACGCCCCAAGGCGGTCACCGCCGCCATCGTCGGCCACCTGTCAGACGACCAACCGCCTCCTGTCGTGGAGGACGGCCTGGCGGCGGGGATGCGCACCAGGCGCGAGGTGCTCGGGGACGCGCACGTCGACCGGGCGGTCGCCGCCACCACGGACTTCACCCGGGACTTCCAGGAGCTGATCACCCGCTACGCGTGGAACGAGATCTGGAACCGGCCCGGCCTCGACCGGCGCACCCGCAGCTGCGTCACGCTCACCGCGCTGGTGGCGCGGGGCCACCTGGACGAGCTCGCCATGCACGTCCGAGCGGCCTTACGGAACGGGCTCACGCGGGACGAGATCAAGGAAGTGCTGCTCCAGACGGCCGTCTACTGCGGGGTTCCGGCCGCCAACGCCGCCTTCGCGGTGGCCCGCCGCACCCTCGCCGAAATCGACGCGGAGGGCCGTTGA
- a CDS encoding DUF6401 family natural product biosynthesis protein, producing the protein MVFEEGWAATPLRWLMNTLGDAQFARMDRDPGLVAAVDQHAAVLRDAIPLDRETLGDYLLGFLDELRQRGWIFTGEPDAAALRLTAVCWLARELGFLEDGLPA; encoded by the coding sequence GTGGTCTTTGAGGAAGGGTGGGCGGCTACGCCCCTGCGCTGGCTGATGAACACGCTGGGCGACGCACAGTTCGCCCGGATGGACCGCGACCCGGGGCTGGTGGCCGCGGTCGACCAGCACGCCGCAGTGCTGCGTGACGCGATCCCGCTCGACCGGGAGACGCTGGGCGACTACCTGCTCGGCTTCCTCGACGAGCTGCGGCAGCGCGGCTGGATCTTCACCGGCGAGCCGGACGCGGCCGCGCTCCGGCTGACGGCCGTCTGCTGGCTGGCCCGCGAACTGGGCTTCCTGGAAGACGGCCTGCCCGCCTGA
- a CDS encoding mechanosensitive ion channel family protein, producing MNIGQGLSDAWRAIATFVPKLVAMLVILVIGYLVAKALEKIVDKILERVGFDRAVERSGIQRWLERSKYDASSLLAKIVFYAILLVTLQLAFSVYGPNPISSMLNGVVAWLPLALVAIVIIVVAGAVAKGVRDVLEGMLGGLSYGRWLATAASVFIWALGIIAALNQIGVATTVTTPVLITVLATLGAIAAIGFGGGLVRPMQQRWERWLGRIEREAPQARAHAEAYQRGREDARAMSEETTPIRTGPAATTTPPRTDMPRTDMPPRTDVPPRPEMPPE from the coding sequence ATCAACATAGGCCAAGGTCTGTCTGACGCCTGGCGGGCGATCGCGACGTTCGTTCCGAAGCTGGTCGCGATGCTGGTGATTCTCGTCATCGGCTACCTCGTGGCCAAGGCGCTGGAGAAGATCGTCGACAAGATACTCGAACGCGTCGGCTTCGACCGGGCGGTGGAGCGCAGCGGCATACAGCGGTGGCTGGAGCGGAGCAAGTACGACGCCAGCAGCCTGCTCGCGAAGATCGTCTTCTACGCGATCCTGCTGGTCACCCTGCAGCTGGCCTTCAGCGTGTACGGGCCCAACCCGATCTCGTCCATGCTGAACGGCGTGGTCGCCTGGCTGCCCCTGGCGCTGGTCGCCATCGTGATCATCGTGGTCGCGGGTGCGGTGGCCAAGGGCGTCAGGGACGTCCTCGAAGGGATGCTCGGCGGGCTCTCGTACGGCCGCTGGCTGGCGACGGCCGCCTCGGTCTTCATCTGGGCGCTGGGCATCATCGCGGCGCTCAACCAGATCGGCGTGGCCACGACCGTCACGACGCCGGTGCTGATCACGGTGCTCGCCACCCTCGGCGCGATCGCGGCGATCGGCTTCGGCGGCGGGCTCGTCCGGCCGATGCAGCAGCGCTGGGAGCGCTGGCTGGGCCGCATCGAGCGGGAGGCGCCGCAGGCGAGGGCGCACGCGGAGGCGTACCAGCGGGGCCGCGAGGACGCGCGGGCGATGTCGGAGGAGACCACCCCCATCCGCACGGGCCCGGCGGCCACGACCACCCCGCCGCGCACGGACATGCCACGTACGGACATGCCGCCGCGCACGGACGTGCCGCCGCGTCCGGAGATGCCTCCGGAGTGA
- a CDS encoding VOC family protein: MHRSRMYALLIDTPASEAEQAATFWAGALGATASPLPGYEQFTSLHGAVPGLDVAVQAVDDAPRFHVDIETDDIEAETRRLVALGATEVSQWQECRILRAPGGHVLCVLPVESDRFEAEAKTWP; encoded by the coding sequence ATGCACCGCAGCCGGATGTACGCCCTTCTCATCGACACCCCCGCGTCCGAGGCCGAGCAGGCGGCGACGTTCTGGGCGGGGGCGCTCGGGGCCACCGCGAGCCCGCTCCCCGGATACGAGCAGTTCACCTCGCTGCACGGGGCCGTTCCGGGCCTCGACGTGGCCGTCCAGGCTGTGGACGACGCACCCCGATTCCACGTGGACATCGAGACGGACGACATCGAGGCCGAGACCCGGCGGCTGGTGGCGCTCGGGGCGACGGAGGTGTCGCAGTGGCAAGAGTGCCGCATCCTGCGGGCGCCCGGCGGGCACGTGCTCTGCGTGCTGCCCGTGGAGAGCGACCGGTTCGAGGCGGAGGCGAAGACCTGGCCCTGA